One Actinomycetota bacterium genomic window, CTGGCCGAGGTGCGCAAGCGCGGTGATGCCGCGGTGCGCGAGTACACGCAGCGTTTCGACGGCGTGGCGCTCGACGACCTGCGCGTCGAGCTGGCAGAGCTCGCGGCGGCGCTGCGCGCGACACCGCCCGAGTTGCGCGAGGCGCTCGAGGTCGCGCAGGCCAACATCGTCGCGTTCCACCGCACGCAGCTGCGCCGCGACGGTCGTCACGAGCGCGACGGCGTGGTGGTGCGGGAGCTCCGACGCCCGGTCGACCGCGCCGGTCTCTACGTGCCGGGCGGTCGGGCCCGCTACCCCTCGACGGTGCTGATGACGGCGATCCCCGCGCGTGTCGCGGGCGTGGAGCAGCTGGTGCTGTGCGTGCCGCCCGACGCCGACGGGCGCGTCGCGTCGGTCACGCTGGCCGCCGCCGCGCTGGCGGATGTCGACGAGGTCTACAGCATCGGTGGTGCCCAGGCGGTGGCGGCCATGGCCTACGGCACCGACACCATCGGGGCCGTCGACGTGATCGTGGGCCCGGGCAACGTCTGGGTGGCCACGGCCAAGCGTGAGGTGGCGGCCGAGGGGGTGGTCGGGGTGCCGTCGGCCTTCACGGGCCCGTCGGAGGTGGTCGTGGTGGCCGACGACACCACGCCGCCCGCGCTCGCCGCCATCGACCTGATCGTGCAGGCCGAGCACGGCCCCGACGGCCTGGCCTGGCTCATCACCTGGTCGGAGCGCACGGCCGACGCCGTCACCCGCGAGGTCGCCCGGCGCGTGGCCGCCTCGCCGCGACGAGCCGACATCGAGAGCACCCTCACGGGCAACGGTTACGCGGTCGTCGTCGACGGGCCCGACCAGGCGATGACCGTGGCCAACCTGATCGCGCCCGAGCACCTGCAGCTGATGAGCGCCGACCCGGAGATGCTCGTGCCCCTGGTGCGCAGCGCAGGTGCGGTGTTCTGCGGGTGGTACGCACCCGCGTCGGTGGGCGACTACGTCGCCGGGCCCAGCCACGTGCTCCCGACGTTCGGCTCGGCCCGCTTCGCCGGCGCGCTGCGGGTCGACGACTTCCTGAAGCAGCTGCACGTGGTGTCGGTCGACGAGGCGACGCTCGCGCGCCTCGCACCGCACGTGGCGGCGATCGCCGAGGCCGAGGGGCTCGTGCACCACGCCGAGTCGGTGCGACTGCGGGGCGAGCTGTGAATCCCCGCGACGACATCGCGCTCATGGAGGGCTACCACTCGCCACAGCTCGACGTGAAGGTGCGGCTCAACACCAACGAGTCGCCGTACCCGCCGCCGCCCGCGTGGCTCGACGCGTTCGTCGACGAGCTCCGCGGGCTCGACTTCAACCGATACCCCGACCGCGACGCGCTCGACCTGCGCGCCGCGATCGGGGAGCTGCACGGGTTCGGCCCCGAGCACGTCTTCGTGGCCAACGGATCCAACGAGGTGCTGCAGTCGCTCTGCCTGGCGTATGGCGGTGCGGGGCGGTCGGTCGCGGTGTTCGAGCCCACCTACGCGCTGCACTCGCACATCGCGCGGGTCACGGGCACACGTGTGGTGGTGGGCGAGCGCGACGACGGCTTCGCGCTCGTCCTCGACGAGGCCGAGCGCGTGCTGCGCGAGACGTCGCCCGCGATCGTGTTCCTCTGCTCGCCGAACAACCCCACCGGCATGATCGAGCCCGACGAGGTGGTCGACGGCGTGCTCGCCGCCGCGCCGGGCCTGGTGGTGATCGACGAGGCCTACGGCCAGTTCGCCCCGCGCTCACACGTGGGGGCGGTCTCCGACACCGCGCCGCTGGTTGTCACCCGCACCTTCTCGAAGACGTGGTCGCTGGCCGCGCTGCGTCTCGGCTACTGCATCGCGCCGGTCGAGGTCGTGCGCACGCTCGAGCAGGTGGCGCTGCCGTACCACCTCGACGCGGCGAAGCAGGTGGCCGGCCGTCTGGCTCTGCGCCACGTGCCCGAGATGGAGGCGCGCGTTGCCGCGCTCGTCGAGGAGCGGGGCCGGCTGACGGCCGGCCTCACCGAGCTGCCGGTCGACGTGTGGCCGTCGGGCGCCAACTTCCTGCTGTTCCGCCCACGCGCGGTCGACGGGCAGGTTGCCTGGCAGGGACTGGTCGACCGGTCCGTGCTGGTGCGCAACTGCGCATCGTGGCCCGGGCTCGCGGGATGCCTGCGCGTCACCATCGGCACGCCCGATGAGAACGACGCGTTCCTGAAAGCGCTCGACGAGGTGTTGTCGTGAGCGCCCGTCGTCGCGCCACGGTGTCGCGGAACACCAAGGAGACGTCGATCGACGTCGACCTCGACCTCGACGGGTCGGGCGTGGTGGCCGTCACCACCGGCCTCCCGTTCTTCGACCACATGGTCGGCCAGCTGGGCAAGCACGGCGGCTTCGACCTCACGGTCAAGGCGGAGGGCGACCTCGACGTCGACGCCCACCACACCGTGGAGGATGTCGGCATCGCGCTGGGCCACGTGCTGGGTCAGGCTCTGGGCGACAAGACGGGCATCCGCCGCTTCGCCTCGATGTCGCTGCCGCTCGACGAGGCGCTGGTCGACGTCGCCCTCGACCTGTCGGGACGTCCCTTCCTGCACTACGAGGTCGAGCCCGGCCGCGAGCCGCTGGGCAAGCCGCCGTTCGACCCGCAGCTGGCGGAGGAGTTCTGGCGGGCGTTCGCCACATCGGCCGCGATCACGCTGCACCTGCGCCTGCGCAGCGGCAAGAACCCCCACCACATCCTCGAGGCTTCGTTCAAGGGAGTGGCCCGTTGCCTGCGCGACGCCGTGCGCATCGAAGGCGGGGGGGTGCCCTCCACCAAGGGCACGCTGTGATCGCGGTCCTCGACTACGGGATCGGCAACCTGCGCTCGGCCCAGAAGGCGCTGGAGCGGGTGGGCGCCGACGCGGTCCTCACCGACGACCCCGCCACGATCGGAGCGGCCGACGGGGTCGTGCTGCCGGGCGTCGGCGCGTTCGGGCGCTGCATGGAGGCGCTTCACGCCACCGGGCTCGACGAGCTGGCGTGGCGCGCCGTCGACTCGGGCCGCCCCTTCCTCGGCGTGTGCATCGGCATGCAGTTGCTGTACGCCGCGTCCGACGAGGACCCCGGAGTTGCCGGCCTCGGTGTGCTCGAGGGGTCGGTTCGACTGCTTCCCGACACCGTGAAGCGGCCCCAGATGCAGTGGAACGTGCTCGAGCACGACGGCGCGGCGCGGATGCTCGCGGAGCTCGATGACCCGATGTGGATGTACTTCGTCCACTCCTACGCGCCGGAGATCGGCGCGGACGTGGTGGCCACGTGCGACTACGGCGGTCCGGTCGTCGCCGCGGTCGAGCGGGACAACGTGTGGGCGACGCAGTTCCACCCCGAGAAGTCGGGGTCGGCCGGGCTGCACCTGCTGCGCAACTTCGTGGCTGTGTGCGAACGCGCCCGCCGCTTCTGATGGACCTCTACCCGGCCATCGACCTGCGCGGCGGACGCGTGGTGAACCTGGTCCAGGGCGACTTCGGGCGCGAGACCGCCTATCGCGACGACCCGGTCGCGGTCGCCAAGGACTACGAGGCCGCGGGCGCCCCGTGGATCCACGTGGTCGACCTCGACGCGGCGCGGGGCACGGGCCACAACCGCGAGTTGGTCGCTTCGATCGCGGCCTCCGTGCAGACGCCGGTCCAGTGTGGCGGCGGGGTGCGCGACGATGCCGCCGCGGAGGCGCTCCTCGACGCGGGTGTGCGCCGGGTCGTGATCGGCACCGCGGCGGTCGAGGACCCCGACCTCGTCGGGCGACTGGGCGCGCGTCACCCCGGCCGCGTGGCCGTCGGCCTCGACCACCGCGACGGCGAGGTGCGCGTGCGCGGCTGGGTCGAGGGCTCGGGGGCGCGGCTCCTCGACCTCGTGACTGCACTCGCGGCGACCGGCGCGGCCGCGGTGGTCGTCACCGACATCGGGCGCGACGGCATGCTCGCGGGCACCGACGTCGACGGGTTGCGCGCGGTCGTGCGCACCACCCACCTGCCCGTGATCGCGTCGGGCGGTGTGGGCTCGCTCGACGACCTGCGCGCCCTCGGCGGCACGGGCGTCTCGGGTGTCATCGTGGGTCGGGCCCTCTACGAGGGCGCGTTCACCGTGCAGGAGGCCGTCGCCGCGCTGCGCTCGGTCGATGGCAGGTCGGTGTGAGGAGCACCCGGGTGATCCCCTGCCTCGACGTCGACGCGGGGCGCGTCGTCAAGGGCGTCAACTTCGTGAACCTCGTCGACGCGGGTGATCCTGTCGAGCTCGCCGCCCGCTACGACACCGAAGGTGCCGACGAGGTCGTGTTCCTCGACATCACCGCGTCGTCGGACGCGCGCGACACCATCGTCGACGTCGCCCGGCGCACCGCCGAGCAGGTGTTCATCCCGTTCACCGTCGGTGGAGGCGTGCGCACGGTCGACGACGCCCGGCGCCTGCTCCGCGCCGGCGCCGACAAGGTGGCGGTCAACACGGCCGCCATCGCGGACCCGGCGCTCATCACCGCGACGGCGAGGGAGTTCGGTGCCCAGTGCGTCGTCGTGGCCATCGACGCCCGCCGGCGGCCCGCCGGAGGCTTCGGCGTCTACACCCACGGCGGGCGCAACCCCACCGAGCTCGACGCAGTGCGATGGGCCGCCGAGTGCGAGCGGCGCGGAGCGGGCGAGATCCTGCTCACGTCGATGGACCGCGACGGGACGCGCGACGGCTTCGACCTCGAGCTCACCCGCGCGGTCGTCGACGCGGTCGGTGTTCCCGTCATCGCGAGCGGCGGCGTCGGCACGCTCGAGCACCTGGCCGAGGGCGCGCTCGAGGGCGGCGCCGACGCGGTGCTCGCCGCATCGATCTTCCATTTCGGCGAGCACACCGTGCGCGCCGCCAAGGAGCACCTGACGTCGCGCGGCCTCGTCGTCCGCCCGGCCTGACGTCCTGAGGTCGCTTCTTGTCTACGACAAGAAGTGGTTGATGAACTCGACCGCGAGCTCCACCACGCGGTCGGTGCGGCCCACCAGGAAGTGGTCCGCGCCCGGCACGACCTGGATTCGGGTGTTCGTCCACGACGCGACCACCTCGGCCGCGGACTCGGGCGAGCGGAACTGGTCGCGCTCCGGCACCAGGAGCAGTGTCGGGCGGGGGTCGGTCGCGGCCGCCACGTGCTCGGCGTGGCGCAACGGCGGCGCGACCGCGAACCAGCCGGCGTGGCGCGCGTCGTAGACCGCGAGCGACGTGTCGGCGCCGAACGACCAACCCCCGAGCACCAGCGGTAGATCAAGTCCGAGCCCCTCCAGGGCGTCCAGCCCGGCGACCACGTCGAGGCGCTCGGCCCGGCCGTTGTCGTGCGTGCCCTCCGACGCGCCGACGCCACGGAAGTTGAAGCGCAGGGCAGCCACACCGGCCGCCGGTAGGCCCGCGAACAGCGCGCCGATCACGATCGAGCGCATGTTCCCGCCGTGGAGGGGGTGTGGATGGGCGAGCACGACCGCGGCGTGCGCGCCGTCGGGGACCTGCAGCTCACCCTCCAGCGTGAGCCCGTCGGCGGTCTGCAGCTGGACGGTTTCGATGGCCATCAGCTGCGAACGGTACCGTCGAGGTCATGAGCGAGGCGGCCGAGAAGCAGCCCATCAAGATGGTCAACGACCGGATCCTCGTGCAGATCCCGTCGGCCGAAGGCGAGCGGAAGTCGCGCGGTGGCATCTTGATCCCGGCCACCGCCCAGGTGTCGAAGCGCCTCGCGTGGGCCGAGGTCGTCGCCGTGGGGCCCCACGTGCGGAACCTCGAGCCGGGCGACTCGGTGCTGTTCAACCCCGAGGACCGCTACGAGGTCGAGGTCCGCGGCGAGGAGTACCTGATCCTGCGCGAGCGCGACATCCATGCCGTCGCCTCCGAACGCATGGACGGCGGCACCGGGCTCTATCTCTGACGGCGACGGCGACAATCCCGCCGGGCAACGCCTCGGCCGCCACTACCATCGCCATCGTGCTCGAGGAAGACATCGCCGAGGTCGCGTTCAACGCCGACGGCCTCGTCCCCGCCATCGTGCAGGAGGACGGCACCGGCAAGGTGCTCATGATGGCCTGGATGAACGAGGCCACGCTGCGCGCCACGCTCGAGACGGGGCGCATGACGTACTGGAGCCGGTCGCGCCAGGAGCGCTGGGTGAAGGGCGACACGTCCGGTGATCGTCAGTGGCTGCGGCGGGCCTACTACGACTGCGACGGCGACGCGCTGCTCTTCGTCGTCGAGCAGGACGGCCGCGGTGCGTGCCACACCGGTGAGCGCACCTGCTTCTTCCGTGCTTTCGAGCTGCCGGCCCTCGCGACACCGGCCTCCGAGACGCGTGACGACCACTAGTCCGTCGCGCGACGACTTCCGGGTCCTAGCGCGCAAGTACACGGTCGTGCCCGTGTGGCGTGAGGTGCTGGCCGACCTCGTCACACCCGTTGCCGCGTTCCTGCGCCTCGTGGGCGACGGGCCCGGCTTCCTCTTCGAATCGGTCGAGCACGGCGAGCGGTGGTCGCGGTTCTCGTTCGTGGGCCGCAACCCGTCGGCCACGATGGTCGCGCGGGGCGGTCGTCTCTCCGTCGAGGGCACCTTGCCGGAGCGCGTTCCGCGCGATCGCGGCGTGCTGCGGGCGGTCGAGGAGCTCCTCCGCCTGTACCGCTCGCCGTCACTGCCCGATCTGCCGCCGCTGCACGGCGGCGTGGTGGGTTACATCGGCTACGACGTCGTGCGCGAGGTCGAGCACCTGCCCCACGTCCCGCCCGACGACCTCGGCTTCCCCGACGCGGTGCTCTCGGTGATCGGCCAGCTCGCGGCGTTCGACCACTGGCGCCAGCGGGTCACGCTCATCGAGAACGTGATGGTGCCCGACGGCGGCGATGGGCGACCGGCCGCGGACGACGCCGCGCTCGACCGGGCATACGACGACGCGGCCCGCCGGCTCGACGCACTGGCCGCCGACGGCGCCCGCCCACTCGCGGAGCCCGTGGTCGAGCCGCCCCGCGTCGACGATCCGCTGCCGACCGTGCGGTCGGCGATGGGCTCGCGCCCCTACTGCGACGCGGTCGAGGTGGCCAAGGAGCACATCCTGGCGGGCGACATCTTCCAGGTGGTGCTGTCGCAGCGCTTCGACCTCGAAGGCGGCCTCGATGCCGAGCCGTTCGACGTGTACCGGGTGCTCCGTCAGGTCAACCCCAGCCCCTACATGTACTTCTTCCGACATCCCGAGGTGACGGTCGTGGGCTCGTCGCCCGAGCCGATGGTGCAGCTGCTCGAGGGCAAGGTGATCTCCCGTCCCATCGCAGGCACCCGGCGACGGGGCCGCACCGACGCAGAGGACCGACGCCTCGCGGGTGAGCTCAGCGAGCACCCGAAGGAGCTGGCGGAGCACATCATGCTCCTCGACCTGGCGCGCAACGACGTCGGTCGGGTCGTGCGGTTCGGCACCGAACGGGTGGACGAGATGATGACGCTCGAGCGTTACAGCCACGTGATGCACCTCACCTCACAGGTGTCCGGAGAGCTGGTCGAGACCAAGGGCCCGATCGACGTCCTCCGGGCCACGCTGCCCGCGGGAACCGTTTCGGGTGCCCCCAAGGTCCGGGCGATGGAGATCATCGACGACCTCGAGCCGACCAAGCGCGGCCCGTATGCCGGCGTGGTGGGCTACTTCGACTTCTCCGGCAACCTCGACACCGCGATCGCGATCCGCACGATGTTCGTCACCGCGGCCGGGCGGGCGTCGGTGCAGGCGGGCGCGGGCATCGTGGCCGACAGCGATCCCGAGGCAGAGGACGAGGAGTGTCGCAACAAGGCCGCCGCGCTGCTGGCGGCGGTCCCCGCGGCGCGGCGCATGGGGCGGGTGCGCGATGGATGAGGCGAAGGCGGACTACCACGCGCTCCGACACGACGTGGGGGCCGTGTGGCTCCCGCGCGACTTCGTGCAGGTCGCCGGCCCTGAGGCCGAGGCGTACCTGCAGGGCCAGCTGAGCCAGGACGTGGCAGCGATCGCGCCCGCGTCCTCGGCGTGGTCGTTCCTCCTGCAACCGCAGGGCAAGGTCGACGCGCTCGTGCGTGTCGTGCGCCACGCGCCCGACCGTTTCACGCTCGACGTCGACGGCGGCTTCGGCGACGCAGTGCTCGCCCGCCTCCTCCGGTTCAAGCTGCGCACCAAGGCGGACATCGAGGCGCTCGACTGGCGCTGCCTCGCGCTGCGGGGGCCGCGCGCCCACGAGGTCGCGAGCGACGGCCTGCCCACCGACTGGCCCGGGTTGCCCGGCGTCGACCGGCTCGGCCCCGATCCGGCCGTGCCCGAGGGAGTGCGGCTCTGTGCGCGCGACGCCTACGAGGTCGTACGCATCGAGGCCGGCGTACCGGCGATGGGCCACGAGCTGACCGAGCGCACGATCCCGGCCGAGGCGGGTCAGCACGTGATCGACCGGGCCGTCAGCTTCACCAAGGGCTGCTTCACGGGCCAGGAACTGGTCGCCCGGATCGACTCGCGCGGCGGGCGCGTGCCGCGGCTGCTGCGCGGTGTGGTGACGGACACGGGCGCCATCCCGCCGGAAGGAGCCACGGTCGAGGTCGACGGCGCCGCGGCCGGCACGCTGACGAGCGTGGCCCCGTCGCCCGGCGGTGGCGCGGTCGCACTCGCGTACGTGAAGCGCGACGTCGCTCCGCCGGCCGCTGCCGCGATTCGATGGGACGGCGGCGAGCGGGAGGGCGGCGACGCCCGTGCGCGACTCGAGGGACTGCCCCTCGTATCGTGACGGGGTGCGGCATCGGCTCCTCGTGTCACTGCTCGTGGTTGCGGCCGGTGTCGTCGCATGCGCCAAGACCAGGGAAGAGGCGCTGCCACGCGTGCCGCCGACGGTGCCGACCACCAGCACGACGGTGATCGACTACAGCACGGTGCCGCTCGGCGCCGTCGCGACCAAGACCACGACCACCGTGAACCAGGGCCCGGGCCGCGCCCGCCTGTCCGGGACGGTCGTGGGGCCCGACGGCCCCGTGCCCCTGGCCACGGTGCGCGTCGAGCGACTGCAGGACGACGCGGTCGTCTTCAAGGGCGACATCTTCACCGACGCCACCGGCAAGTGGCGCACCGGTCGGCTGGTGGGTGGCCGGTGGCGGGCGCGTGCGTGGCGGGCGCCCGACCTGGCCGACGTGAATCCCACGACCGTGTTCCTCGAGGCCGGCCAGGCCAAGTCGGTCCCGCTCACGCTCGATCGCTTCGGGGCACCGGCGGTGACCGCTTCGATGGCGCCTGATCCTCCGATGCTCGGCGCGAACTCCAACCTCGTCGTCGCGGTGAGCACCGCGTCGGTCGACGCCGAGGGAATCGTGCGGAGCACGCCGATCCCGAACCTGCTGGTCCAGCTGGTCGCGCCGAACTTTCTCATCTCGAACATGAGCCCGTTGCCCACCGACGCCGACGGACGCGTGGCCTGGACCGTCCTGTGCCGGTCGCCGGGACCATCGGGCCTGTTCGTCAACCTCCAGAACGGCTCACCGCAGCCCATTCACGTGGGGGACTGCGTCGAGCCGCCGCCCCCGCCGCAGCCCCCGGTCCCGCCCGCGTAGGGGTCGTCGCCCAGCCGGTCAGGCGACGATGACCGCCTGCGTCTGCGTCGACCGACTGACGAGCTTGCCGCGGTCTTCCGTCACGTCGGTCTGCACGACGATCGTCGTGCGGCCGACGTGCACGGGCGCGCTCGTGATCCAGATCCGCCCGGCCCGGACGGCGCGGAAGAAGTTCGTCTTCGACTCGATGGTGGCCGTGCCGGCGCCGGGCGGGAGGTTCAGCGCCGCGCAGACCGCGCCCATCGAGTCGGCTGCGGCCATGAGGAAGCCTCCGTGCAACATCCCGGCCGTCGTGCAGCGCTCCGGAGACCACGCGGCGCGGGCCCGCACCTCCTCCGGTCTGGCCGAGACGATCTCGAGGCCGAGCTCCTTCGCGAACGGCATCTGGTCGTGCGCCATTGCCGTGGCGGCGGTATCGGTCGCGGCGTCGGGCTCGTCCATCGGCGCGACGCTAGTGGTCGCTCGGTCGTTCCCTCAGGCACGCGCCCAGGGCTTGAGGACCACCACCATGCGGGCTCCGTGACCGTCGGCGGGCTCGGCGCGAACGGTCGCACCCATGGCGTCGACCAGCTCGCGGACGATCGAGAGACCGAGGCCCGACCCCACCTGTCGGGCGGGCGTGCGCGTCGACGTGAAGAAGCGTTCGAACACGCGGGGCAGATCGTCCGCGGGGATCCCGGGGCCGTCGTCGGCCACCCACAACACGACCGCGCCGTCGGCGCGCGCCGCGCCCACGGTGATCGCGGCCGATGCGAACTTCAGCGCGTTCTCGACCAGGTTGGCGACGACCTGTGCCAGCCGGTCGGGATCGGCGGTGGCCAGCAGGGCGCCGTGGCCGTTCGTCACCACGTCGAGCTGCACGTGCGCGTCGTCGGCCGCGGGGCGGAAGCCCTCGGCCGTCTCGGTCACCACCTCGGCCACATCGGTGGCACGCACGTCGAGCGAGAAGCGCCGCGCATCGAGCTTGGCCAGCTCGAGCAGGTCGCGCACCAGGCGCTCGAGGCGACGCGACTCGGCGGTGATCACGGCCGCAGCCTGCGCGTTGTCGGGCGCCTTGCCCTCGGCGATGGCCTCGGCGAAGCCCCGGATCGAGGTGAGCGGGGTGCGGAGGTCGTGCGACACCGCGAGCAGAAACTGCCGCTCGAGCCCACGCGAGCGCTCGAGGGTCTCGGCCATCGAGTTGATCGACCGTGTCAGCGTCGCCAGCTCGTCGTCGCCGCGAGGCTCCGGAAGGCGCGCGGACAGATCGCCCGCCGCGATCCGGCGGGTGGCCCGCTGCGCATCGCGGAGTGGGCGGGTGAGACGAGAGCCCAACACCGAGGCAACCGCGACGGCTGCGCCCAGGGTCACGATGGCGGCCAGCGCGAACCACCGCCCGCCCGAGCGGAGCCCGGTGTCGGGCTTACGCGTGAGGACCACGACGCGCGCCCCCGGACGGGTGGAGGGGACGCGTGCCGCGGCGAAGACGAGGTTGCCGTGCGCGCCCGAGACCACACGACCGGCGAGCAGCGCCTCCAGGTCCAGGTCGCTGTCGGTGACACCCGCGGGCAGCGCGGTGGCGCGGTTGCCCAGGGCTCCGAACGTGACGACCTCGGCTCCCTGGAGACGGAGCGCGCGCCGGAGGAGCTGGGTGACCGCGGGACGGCGCGTCCCCTGCAGGCTGGTCGCGACGTCGACCACCCGCTGCTCGAGGTCACGGCGGGTCTCCCGGCGCGCCCCGAGCTGGGTCAGCACGAGCGTTCCCACGCCCGCCAGCAGCAGCGCACCCGCGATCATCCCGACGATGGCGACGGTGAGTCGCCGGGTCATGTTGGCTCGATGCAGGCGCGCTCAGTCGAGGCGATAGCCGACACCCCACACGGTGGAGAGCGGCAGCGCCTCGCCGAGCTTCTTGCGCAACTGCCGCACGTGCACGTCGACCGTGCGCTCGTCGCCGTACCAGTCGGGTCCCCAGACACCATCGAGGAGCTGCTGGCGCGTGAGCGCGAGCCCGGAGTTCTCCGCGAGGAACTTCAACAGGTCGAACTCGCGCGTGGCGAGCGCAACGACCTGACCGTGCACCCGTACCTCGCGCCGGGCGGCGTCGACCTCGACGGTGCCCACCACGATCTCGGCTCGCTCGCGCACGGGCGCTTCGGAGCGGCGCAGGATGGCGCGTACCCGGGCCACGAGCTCGCGCGGCGAGAACGGCTTGGTGACGTAGTCGTCGGCGCCCATCTCGAGCCCGAGCACACGGTCGATCTCACCGTCGCGCGCGGTGAGCATCAGCACGGGGAGCCCGCCGTCGGAGCGGAGCTTGCGGCAGACGGCCAGCCCGTCGACCTCGCCGGGCAAGCCCACGTCGAGGATGACGAGCCGCGGCCGCTGGTCGCGCACCGCGCGCAGGCCCGCCTCGCCGTCGCGGGCCTGGACGACCCGGAAGCCCTCCTCGCGCAGATAGAGCTCGACGAGATCCGCGATGTTCTGGTCGTCCTCGACGACGACGATGGTGCCCGCCGCGCTTCTCTGGCCATCGGTTCGCCTGCCCGTCGGTTGCCCGCCCATCAGACGGATATCGTCGCGCTACCCGTGTGAGGAAAGTGTGAGCCCCGGCTGAGCATTCTCGACGACATCGTGGCGGCCCACCGCCAGGCCGCCGCCGCCGACGCCCGCTCCTTCGACGCGCTCGTGGCCGATGCGCGCCTGCTCCCGCCCCCCCGGCCCTTTCGCGACGCGCTCGCGCGTGGGCACGCCCTGATCGCCGAGGTGAAGCGCCGCTCTCCGTCGAAGGGTGAGCTTGCCCCCGACCTCGTGCCCGGCGTGCTCGCAAAGGCGTACGAGGCGGGCGGCGCCGCCTGCCTCTCGGTATTGACCGACGCGGAGTTCTTCGGTGCGCTGCCGACCGACCTGGGCGAGGCGCGCGCGGCATGCGAGGTACCCGTCCTCCGCAAGGACTTCACGGTGTCCGAGCGCGACGTCTGCGACGCCCGCATCATGGGGGCCGACGCGGTGCTGTTGATCGCAGCTGCGTTGAGCGATGACGAGCTGTCCCGCTTCGGCGCGGTGGCGCGCGGGCTCGGGCTCGCCACGCTCGTCGAGGTGCACACGGAGCACGAGCTCGAACGCGCGCTCGCCGCCGGCGCCGACCTCATCGGCGTGAACCAGCGCGACCTCACCACGTTCGTGGTCGACGACCGGCTCGCGGCCCGGCTGCGCGAGCACATACCCGACGGCGTCGTCACCGTCGCCGAGTCGGGCATCCGCGACGGCAGCGACGTGACGCGCCTGTTCGCGGCCGGCTACGACGCGGTCCTCGTCGGAGAGTCGCTCGTGACCTCGCCCGACCCCACCGCCGCTGTCCGACAGATGCTGAGAGGAGCGTCCTGATGCGCTGGACCCTGCCACCCGAACGTGTCCCCGCTGCCTGGTTCAACGTGATCCCGCACCTGCCGACCCCGCTGCAGCCACCGCTACACCCTGGCACCAAGGAGCCCGTCGGCCCGGACGACCTGGCGCCGTTGTTCCCGATGGCGCTGATCGCCCAGGAGGTCTCGGCCGAGCCGTGGATCGACGTCCCGGGTGAGGTGCTCGACGTGCTGCGCCTCTGGCGGCCGACGCCCCTCGTGCGGGCCCGCCGGCTCGAGCAGGCGCTGGGCACGCCCGCGCGCATCTACTACAAGGACGAGTCGGTCTCGCCCGCGGGCTCGCACAAGCCCAACACCGCGGTGCCGCAGGCGTTCTTCAACCGCGCCGAGGGCGTCACCCGGCTCACCACCGAGACCGGTGCGGGCCAGTGGGGCAGCGCGCTCGCGTTCGCGTCGCAGCTCTTCGGCCTCGAGTGCAAGGTGTACATGGTGCGCGCCTCGTACCACCAGAAGCCCTACCGGCGGGTGCTCATGGAGCTCTGGGGCGCATCGGTGGTGCCGTCGCCCGTCGACGACGACGAGCACCCGGGCTCGCTCGGGTCGGCGATCAGCGACGCGGTGCGCGATGCCGCGGCGCGCGACGACTC contains:
- the hisD gene encoding histidinol dehydrogenase → MLTRLDLRGLDGDLRSRLPRPHDSEAAPTDAVREILAEVRKRGDAAVREYTQRFDGVALDDLRVELAELAAALRATPPELREALEVAQANIVAFHRTQLRRDGRHERDGVVVRELRRPVDRAGLYVPGGRARYPSTVLMTAIPARVAGVEQLVLCVPPDADGRVASVTLAAAALADVDEVYSIGGAQAVAAMAYGTDTIGAVDVIVGPGNVWVATAKREVAAEGVVGVPSAFTGPSEVVVVADDTTPPALAAIDLIVQAEHGPDGLAWLITWSERTADAVTREVARRVAASPRRADIESTLTGNGYAVVVDGPDQAMTVANLIAPEHLQLMSADPEMLVPLVRSAGAVFCGWYAPASVGDYVAGPSHVLPTFGSARFAGALRVDDFLKQLHVVSVDEATLARLAPHVAAIAEAEGLVHHAESVRLRGEL
- the hisC gene encoding histidinol-phosphate transaminase; this translates as MEGYHSPQLDVKVRLNTNESPYPPPPAWLDAFVDELRGLDFNRYPDRDALDLRAAIGELHGFGPEHVFVANGSNEVLQSLCLAYGGAGRSVAVFEPTYALHSHIARVTGTRVVVGERDDGFALVLDEAERVLRETSPAIVFLCSPNNPTGMIEPDEVVDGVLAAAPGLVVIDEAYGQFAPRSHVGAVSDTAPLVVTRTFSKTWSLAALRLGYCIAPVEVVRTLEQVALPYHLDAAKQVAGRLALRHVPEMEARVAALVEERGRLTAGLTELPVDVWPSGANFLLFRPRAVDGQVAWQGLVDRSVLVRNCASWPGLAGCLRVTIGTPDENDAFLKALDEVLS
- the hisB gene encoding imidazoleglycerol-phosphate dehydratase HisB yields the protein MSARRRATVSRNTKETSIDVDLDLDGSGVVAVTTGLPFFDHMVGQLGKHGGFDLTVKAEGDLDVDAHHTVEDVGIALGHVLGQALGDKTGIRRFASMSLPLDEALVDVALDLSGRPFLHYEVEPGREPLGKPPFDPQLAEEFWRAFATSAAITLHLRLRSGKNPHHILEASFKGVARCLRDAVRIEGGGVPSTKGTL
- the hisH gene encoding imidazole glycerol phosphate synthase subunit HisH — protein: MIAVLDYGIGNLRSAQKALERVGADAVLTDDPATIGAADGVVLPGVGAFGRCMEALHATGLDELAWRAVDSGRPFLGVCIGMQLLYAASDEDPGVAGLGVLEGSVRLLPDTVKRPQMQWNVLEHDGAARMLAELDDPMWMYFVHSYAPEIGADVVATCDYGGPVVAAVERDNVWATQFHPEKSGSAGLHLLRNFVAVCERARRF
- the hisA gene encoding 1-(5-phosphoribosyl)-5-[(5-phosphoribosylamino)methylideneamino]imidazole-4-carboxamide isomerase encodes the protein MDLYPAIDLRGGRVVNLVQGDFGRETAYRDDPVAVAKDYEAAGAPWIHVVDLDAARGTGHNRELVASIAASVQTPVQCGGGVRDDAAAEALLDAGVRRVVIGTAAVEDPDLVGRLGARHPGRVAVGLDHRDGEVRVRGWVEGSGARLLDLVTALAATGAAAVVVTDIGRDGMLAGTDVDGLRAVVRTTHLPVIASGGVGSLDDLRALGGTGVSGVIVGRALYEGAFTVQEAVAALRSVDGRSV
- the hisF gene encoding imidazole glycerol phosphate synthase subunit HisF; translated protein: MRSTRVIPCLDVDAGRVVKGVNFVNLVDAGDPVELAARYDTEGADEVVFLDITASSDARDTIVDVARRTAEQVFIPFTVGGGVRTVDDARRLLRAGADKVAVNTAAIADPALITATAREFGAQCVVVAIDARRRPAGGFGVYTHGGRNPTELDAVRWAAECERRGAGEILLTSMDRDGTRDGFDLELTRAVVDAVGVPVIASGGVGTLEHLAEGALEGGADAVLAASIFHFGEHTVRAAKEHLTSRGLVVRPA
- a CDS encoding alpha/beta hydrolase translates to MAIETVQLQTADGLTLEGELQVPDGAHAAVVLAHPHPLHGGNMRSIVIGALFAGLPAAGVAALRFNFRGVGASEGTHDNGRAERLDVVAGLDALEGLGLDLPLVLGGWSFGADTSLAVYDARHAGWFAVAPPLRHAEHVAAATDPRPTLLLVPERDQFRSPESAAEVVASWTNTRIQVVPGADHFLVGRTDRVVELAVEFINHFLS
- a CDS encoding co-chaperone GroES — translated: MSEAAEKQPIKMVNDRILVQIPSAEGERKSRGGILIPATAQVSKRLAWAEVVAVGPHVRNLEPGDSVLFNPEDRYEVEVRGEEYLILRERDIHAVASERMDGGTGLYL